From Tachypleus tridentatus isolate NWPU-2018 chromosome 8, ASM421037v1, whole genome shotgun sequence, a single genomic window includes:
- the LOC143223241 gene encoding hillarin-like: MSQKYLSPYEHTCLRCEQTVYQVDKVGPLKDFSFFHQGCFKCLVCGSKLTLRTYYNNQQDQDDKEVYCQNHVPKTGPGTLDGMSVGIKSALRAPRTNHLVNDQIRGSGKGTFDVDALGIKTALASPRLHEVESKNRESQAGKFDASALHIAHGIKATKLQRQYRIEYAERTMDEYLDEDTQRHLEMRHRAEEDDLYRQFAKKRVEEETNINQQIQEEWEKELERLTSRYQHDMKNRRKKISTEDEKVLTVRHQQERNNLEKNMTIKLDKKKESLTKKLLEQERAATAELVEKHSQEMLELINEKRHELERLKSVYDENDKDGYVTEELVPYPTHPPPPTPPLIDKIEIYSDPSVFADLDQVAINVAQEDQVTFTDLVRLLIRDCHSDVEKARAIFRWITVKNLNNMTFDDNLNADTPMGILRGIKHGTESYHVLFKRLCSYAGLHCVVIKGYSKSAGYQPGVKFEDNRFRNSWNAVYVAGAWRFVQCNWGARHLVNAKEVPKPGSKGKSDSLRYEYDDHYFLTDSKEFIYEFFPLQPEWQLLKDPITLREFEELPFVRSLFFRYGLYFPDEKTKAVLHTDSTGAATVRIGMPMKLSSSLIFHYNLKVFGGDVDSHDGVSLKRFVMQSVVDNIVSLRVHAPYCGAFLLDVFANAVTPQEYLTGEPMKFKSVGKFKIVCKDLQTVMVPLPDCASGEWGPMKAIRLFGLIPMTHKDALLFSSRELEIQFRMSRPLTDFMATLHKNGSEEKKLSKYVSHSVDEDFVSFHVSFPEDGQYGMDIYTRELTSDSPSSDKQLLTHCCKYLINVSKRN, from the exons ATGTCGCAAAAATATCTAAGTCCTTATGAACACACGTGTCTTCGTTGTGAGCAGACCGTGTACCAGGTGGACAAGGTTGGACCTCTGAAAGACTTTTCTTTCTTTCACCAGGGTTGTTTCAAATGTTTGGTTTGCGGCTCAAAGTTAACGCTTAGGACTTACTACAACAACCAACAAGATCAGGATGATAAAGAGGTCTACTGTCAGAACCACGTCCCGAAGACAGGTCCGGGTACCTTGGACGGGATGTCCGTGGGAATAAAGTCTGCTCTGAGGGCACCCCGCACAAACCACCTCGTCAATGACCAGATTCGCGGATCTGGCAAGGGAACATTCGATGTAGATGCGTTAGGTATCAAGACAGCCCTTGCATCGCCTAGACTGCACGAAGTGGAGAGCAAAAACCGAGAAAGTCAGGCCGGGAAGTTCGACGCTAGTGCCCTCCACATTGCCCACGGTATAAAGGCCACCAAACTTCAGAGACAGTATCGCATCGAGTATGCAGAGCGGACAATGGACGAATATTTG gatGAAGATACGCAAAGACATCTAGAAATGAGACATCGTGCTGAAGAGGACGACCTCTATCGGCAGTTTGCAAAAAAACGTGTAGAAGAAGAAACGAATATCAACCAACAAATccaa GAAGAGTGGGAGAAAGAGCTGGAGAGATTGACTTCAAGATACCAGCATGACATGAAAAATAGGAGGAAAAAGATTTCTACTGAAGACGAAAAAGTTCTCACCGTTCGACACCAGCAGGAGCGAAATAATTTGGAGAAAAATATGACCATTAAATTGGACAAAAAGAAGGAATCTTTGACGAAGAAGCTCCTAGAACAGGAACGCGCTGCTACTGCAGAACTGGTGGAGAAACACAGCCAAGAGATGCTCGAGTTGATTAATGAAAAAAGGCATGAATTAGAGAGG CTCAAGAGTGTTTATGATGAGAACGATAAGGACGGGTACGTGACTGAAGAGTTGGTTCCTTATCCCACACACCCGCCGCCCCCAACCCCACCACTGATAGATAAGATAGAGATCTACAGCGACCCGAGCGTGTTTGCAGATTTGGATCAAGTGGCCATTAAC GTGGCACAGGAAGACCAGGTGACTTTCACTGACCTTGTCAGATTGCTAATCAGAGACTGTCACTCTGATGTAGAGAAAGCAAG AGCCATATTTCGTTGGATCACAGTGAAAAATCTTAACAACATGACGTTTGATGATAACCTTAACGCTGACACCCCCATGGGCATCTTACGAGGAATCAAACATGGGACAGAAAGTTATCATGTATTGTTTAAACGTCTATGCAG TTATGCAGGTTTACACTGCGTGGTCATCAAGGGTTATTCTAAGAGTGCTGGCTACCAGCCTGGTGTTAAGTTCGAAGACAACCGCTTTAGGAACTCCTGGAATGCTGTCTATGTTGCTGGAGCTTGGCGCTTCGTGCAATGTAACTGGGGTGCACGTCATCTGGTGAATGCCAAGGAAGTACCaaaaccaggaagtaaaggaAAATCTGACAGTTTGCGCTACGAGTACGATGATCATTACTTCTTAACCGACTCCAAAGAGTTCATTTATGAGTTCTTCCCACTTCAACCAGAATGGCAGCTCTTGAAAGACCCTATAACTCTACGTGAGTTTGAAGAACTCCCGTTTGTCCGTTCACTGTTTTTTCGCTATGGGCTATACTTTCCTGATGAGAAAACCAAGGCTGTTCTACACACTGACAGTACTGGCGCTGCCACAGTACGAATTGGTATGCCCATGAAGCTGTCTTCTAGCCTTATCTTCCATTACAATTTGAAAGTGTTCGGAGGTGATGTTGATTCTCACGACGGAGTCAGCCTCAAACGGTTTGTGATGCAATCAGTGGTTGATAATATTGTCTCCTTAAGAGTTCATGCACCGTATTGCGGCGCTTTCCTGCTGGACGTTTTTGCCAACGCTGTTACTCCACAGGAATACCTTACAGGTGAACCAATGAAATTTAAGAGCGTCGGTAAATTTAAGATCGTTTGTAAGGATCTCCAGACCGTCATGGTTCCACTGCCAGATTGTGCTAGTGGAGAGTGGGGTCCTATGAAAGCCATACGGTTGTTCGGATTGATTCCAATGACTCACAAAGATGCTCTATTGTTTTCATCACGGGAACTGGAAATCCAGTTCCGCATGTCGCGTCCTCTAACGGATTTCATGGCTACCTTACACAAAAATGGAAGTGAAGAGAAGAAATTGTCCAAGTATGTCTCTCACAGTGTCGACGAAGATTTTGTTTCTTTCCACGTATCGTTCCCTGAAGACGGTCAGTATGGAATGGACATTTATACTCGAGAATTGACCAGCGATTCACCATCTTCCGACAAACAGTTGTTAACTCATTGCTGTAAATATTTGATTAACGTATCCAAAAGAAATTAA